The sequence GGGTCGCCTGGCGGCAGGGTCCCGGGGTCGTCGGCTGGGCGCCGCTCCCGCCCGAGGTCGGCTTCCGCGCCGGCGTCGGGCTCGACTACGGCGGCGTCGACATCACCGTCGTCCTCCGCCCCGACTCCTGGTGCTTCGTGGACGACGCGCGAATGGTCGACGGCGACTACCATCGCCACGCCTACCCGGTCGGTCGCAACGCGACGGTGTTCGGGACGACCCGCGACGCCACGCGCGTCCGCGTCGTCGATCGCCGCGTGGTCAACGAAGGGGTCGACCGCGGGGAGATCGAGCGCGTCGCGCGCCGGGCGATCCCCACGCGTCGCGTCGTCGACGAGACGGTCGCCGAAGAGCGGAACGCGCGCATCGATCGGGACGAGGTCCGCGTCTATCGCCCGGAGGTGCGCGAGGGACGTCCGGGCGCCGAGCCTCCGCGGGCGCGTCCCGCTCCGGCGAGGCCGTCGCAGCCGCCCCCCGCCCCCGTGGAGATCCAGCGGGAGGCCGAGCGCCGCGTCGACAGGAAGTGGAACGAGGACTGGCGTCGCCTGCAGGACAAGCAGGACAAGGAGACGCCGCGCCGGCCGGTCGAGCAGCGACGCGAGGAGAACTACACCGCCGCCGAGAACGCGTCGAAGGAGCTCGACGCGGAGAAGGAGCGCGCGAAGCGCCGGGTCGAGCGGGGGAACGCGCAGGGGGCGAGGAAGCCGGCCAAGAAGGACGAGACGCAGGAGTCGAAGAAGGAAGAGAAATAGACGAGACCGTGATCGCGTTCCTCCTCGCCACGGCCCTCGCCTCCGACGTCCCGATCACCGGCCCGCAGGCCGAGGACGCCGCGCGCCGCACGCGTCCGGCGTCGGTTCCGGACGACGACACCCTCGTCGCGGCCGGTGCGGTCGTCGGCGAGGTGCGCGTCACGACGCTCGACATCTTCGACCCGTCGAAGCCGGGGGAGGATCGCGCGATCTTCCGCGCCGCGAACAAGGTCCACCCGCGCACCCGCCCCAACACCGTGCGGCGCCTTCTCCTCTTCGAGCCCGGCGATCGTTACGACCCGGAGCAACTCGCCGAGTCCGAGCGGATCCTCCGCGCGTCGGGGTACCTCTACGACGCGTGGATCCGTCCGATCGGGTGGGACGGAACGCGCGTGGACATCGAGGTCGTCACGCGTGACGTCTGGACCCTCACCCTGGGGATCGGGTACAGCCGGTCGGGGGGAGAGAACCGAACGCGTATCGGGATCGAGGATTCGAACCTTCTCGGCACCGGAAAGGAAGTCACGCTTCGCCGGACCAGCGACGTCGACCGCACGCAGGTCCTCTATCGGTACCGCGACCCGAACATCGCCGGGAAGTGGTGGCGCTTCGAGATCGCCTACGGCGACAACAGCGACGGGCAGTCGCACAGCTTCGATCTCGCGCGGCCGTTCTATTCCCTGGACACCCCGTGGTCGGCCGGAGTCTTCTGGCGGGACGACGACTTCGAGGACGCGTTGTGGGAGGCGGGCGAGGAGTTCGCGAACTTCCGCCACCGGCGGCAGCAGGGCGACCTCTTCGCCGGTTTCTCGCGCGGCCCGCAAGGGGAGCGCGTCGTCCGGTGGACCGGAGGGTACGCGTGGGACCGGGATCGGTTCGCCCCGGTTCCGGACGCGTTCGCCCCCCCGCAGGTCTTCAACGACCGGACCTTCGGGTATCCGTACCTCGAGGTCGAGCAGCTCCCGATCTCCTACGTCCGCGCCCGCGACATCGACCGCGTCGTCCGCACGGAGGACCTGCGGCTCGGGACGGCGCTGTTCGCGCGG comes from Candidatus Polarisedimenticolaceae bacterium and encodes:
- a CDS encoding DUF6600 domain-containing protein; its protein translation is MKRALLLAVLAVLSAGCYVAYEPPVTSPPPRPAPPPPPPPPSRPPVAVEIDFFYGALDPYGDWIRMEPYGWVWAPASVDPYWRPYTVGRWVWTDWGWTWVSNERWGWATYHYGRWMRVRRHGWVWVPGNVWGPAWVAWRQGPGVVGWAPLPPEVGFRAGVGLDYGGVDITVVLRPDSWCFVDDARMVDGDYHRHAYPVGRNATVFGTTRDATRVRVVDRRVVNEGVDRGEIERVARRAIPTRRVVDETVAEERNARIDRDEVRVYRPEVREGRPGAEPPRARPAPARPSQPPPAPVEIQREAERRVDRKWNEDWRRLQDKQDKETPRRPVEQRREENYTAAENASKELDAEKERAKRRVERGNAQGARKPAKKDETQESKKEEK
- a CDS encoding POTRA domain-containing protein, which translates into the protein MIAFLLATALASDVPITGPQAEDAARRTRPASVPDDDTLVAAGAVVGEVRVTTLDIFDPSKPGEDRAIFRAANKVHPRTRPNTVRRLLLFEPGDRYDPEQLAESERILRASGYLYDAWIRPIGWDGTRVDIEVVTRDVWTLTLGIGYSRSGGENRTRIGIEDSNLLGTGKEVTLRRTSDVDRTQVLYRYRDPNIAGKWWRFEIAYGDNSDGQSHSFDLARPFYSLDTPWSAGVFWRDDDFEDALWEAGEEFANFRHRRQQGDLFAGFSRGPQGERVVRWTGGYAWDRDRFAPVPDAFAPPQVFNDRTFGYPYLEVEQLPISYVRARDIDRVVRTEDLRLGTALFARLGWAAPAFGSEHAAAILRGTARRASTPGEEQLLVMEGLAEGRWPEGGVENVLVDTNLRFYRRNFGRHAFYFRIGAAAAVKLDPDRQLLIGGDSGLRGYPLRFQSGDRRLLVTVEQRFYTDWHVLKLLYVGAAVFADVGRAWYAGRQDLDRPWLKDVGVGLRVGSSRSAKGAMVHIDLSWAIDAPPGISRTQITIETREKF